The following coding sequences are from one Mycolicibacterium aichiense window:
- a CDS encoding cyclopropane mycolic acid synthase family methyltransferase gives MTESGSGSTKLRPAYEDVQAHYDLSNDFFALFQDPSRTYSCAYFERDDSSLEEAQLAKIDLALDKLGLQPGMTLLDVGCGWGSVMKRAAQRFDVNTLGLTLSRNQRALGQEVLDAVETTRSRQIQLRGWEEFDEPVDRIVSIEAFEAFPKDRYAAFFDTCHRVMPDDGRMVLQTIMGHPLKRWPELGIPIVMSDLKFMRFISKEIFPGGAVPCDEDVVEFSEKAGFAVEELQYLTPHYVRTLDIWSERLEAARDRAVEVTSVEVYDRYMRYLVGCSDFFRRGVSEVGQFTLVKR, from the coding sequence ATGACGGAAAGTGGTTCAGGCTCAACGAAGCTGCGGCCGGCCTACGAGGATGTCCAGGCGCATTACGATCTCTCGAACGACTTCTTTGCGCTCTTTCAGGATCCGTCGCGCACGTACAGCTGCGCGTACTTCGAGCGTGACGACTCCTCACTCGAAGAGGCACAGCTCGCGAAAATCGATCTGGCGCTGGACAAGTTGGGCTTACAGCCCGGAATGACCTTGCTCGACGTCGGTTGCGGCTGGGGCTCGGTGATGAAGCGCGCAGCGCAAAGATTCGACGTGAACACACTCGGCTTGACGTTGAGCAGAAATCAACGCGCACTGGGCCAAGAGGTCCTCGATGCCGTCGAGACCACGCGGTCTCGGCAAATTCAGCTGCGCGGCTGGGAAGAGTTCGACGAGCCGGTCGATCGGATCGTCAGCATCGAAGCGTTCGAGGCGTTCCCGAAGGATCGTTATGCCGCGTTCTTCGACACCTGCCACCGCGTGATGCCCGACGACGGGCGAATGGTCTTGCAGACGATCATGGGCCACCCGCTGAAACGCTGGCCGGAACTCGGCATCCCGATCGTGATGTCGGATCTGAAGTTCATGCGGTTCATCTCCAAAGAGATCTTCCCGGGCGGCGCGGTGCCCTGCGATGAGGACGTCGTCGAGTTCTCGGAGAAGGCCGGCTTCGCGGTGGAAGAGCTTCAATACCTGACGCCGCACTACGTGCGCACCCTCGACATCTGGTCGGAGCGGCTGGAGGCTGCGCGGGATCGGGCCGTCGAGGTGACGTCGGTCGAGGTGTACGACCGCTACATGCGCTACCTCGTCGGCTGCTCGGACTTCTTCCGCCGGGGCGTGTCCGAGGTCGGACAGTTCACCTTGGTCAAGCGCTGA
- a CDS encoding KasA/KasB family beta-ketoacyl-ACP synthase: MTALRTGDGLADVVVTAVASTTALAADAEETWQQLLEGASGIRQLDKWFIHEYDSPVRIGGALREDFDEHLNRVELRRLSYLGKMSTVVGRRLWAAAGSPEVDTSRLLVSIGTALANTEEIAEGAVDWHARGLRAMSPLAVQMHMPNAPAAAVGLERKARAGVIAPLMGDASGAGAIAQAWRHIVLGEADVAICGAVETQIEAVPVAAFHELGLLSTNNDDPAGACRPFDRHRDGMVLGEGAAMLLIETEEHAKARGAPILARLLGASTNSDAYDLLEPDPTGETAAAAISHAIDLAGLQPSDIDHVNAHATGTTSGDLAEARAIRRAFGGHTPAVYAPKAALGHSLGAAGAIEAVLTVQALRDGVVPATRNLKDLDPEIDLDVVVDRPRRADYRYAVSTTMGMGGYNVVLTFGAA; this comes from the coding sequence ATGACAGCGTTGCGGACCGGCGACGGACTCGCCGATGTGGTGGTCACGGCAGTGGCCTCGACGACTGCTCTGGCAGCGGACGCCGAAGAAACCTGGCAGCAATTGCTCGAGGGCGCCAGTGGCATCCGCCAGCTCGACAAGTGGTTCATCCATGAATACGACTCGCCGGTGCGGATCGGCGGAGCGCTGCGCGAAGACTTCGACGAACACCTCAACCGTGTCGAGCTTCGCCGGCTGTCCTATCTGGGCAAGATGTCGACCGTGGTGGGCCGCAGGCTCTGGGCGGCCGCCGGCTCACCCGAGGTCGACACCAGTCGGCTGCTGGTCTCGATCGGCACGGCCCTGGCGAACACCGAAGAAATCGCGGAAGGCGCCGTCGACTGGCACGCCCGCGGTCTGAGGGCGATGTCACCGCTGGCGGTCCAGATGCACATGCCGAATGCGCCGGCCGCCGCGGTGGGGTTGGAACGCAAGGCAAGAGCCGGTGTGATTGCGCCGTTGATGGGCGATGCGTCCGGTGCGGGCGCGATCGCGCAGGCCTGGCGGCACATCGTGTTGGGGGAGGCCGATGTCGCGATCTGCGGCGCAGTCGAGACCCAGATCGAGGCGGTGCCGGTGGCCGCCTTCCACGAGCTCGGCCTGCTGTCCACCAACAACGACGATCCGGCCGGCGCGTGCCGCCCCTTCGACCGGCATCGCGATGGGATGGTGCTCGGTGAGGGCGCCGCCATGTTGCTCATCGAAACCGAAGAGCATGCCAAGGCCCGCGGCGCGCCGATCCTGGCCCGTCTCCTGGGCGCTTCGACGAATTCCGACGCCTACGACCTACTCGAACCGGACCCGACCGGAGAGACGGCCGCTGCCGCGATCTCTCACGCGATCGACCTGGCCGGGCTGCAGCCATCCGACATCGACCACGTCAACGCCCACGCCACCGGAACGACGTCCGGCGACCTCGCCGAGGCCCGCGCGATCCGGCGCGCCTTCGGCGGTCACACGCCCGCGGTCTACGCACCCAAGGCGGCGCTCGGCCACTCGCTGGGTGCCGCGGGTGCGATCGAGGCGGTGCTCACGGTGCAGGCGCTGCGCGACGGTGTCGTGCCGGCCACCCGCAACCTGAAGGACCTCGATCCCGAGATCGACCTCGACGTGGTGGTCGACCGGCCCCGCAGGGCTGACTACCGCTATGCCGTCAGCACCACGATGGGCATGGGTGGCTACAACGTGGTGCTGACGTTCGGTGCCGCCTGA
- a CDS encoding DEAD/DEAH box helicase → MNPELTFADLGVRPSLVRALSDGGITHPFPIQVSTLPDTLAGRDVLGRGKTGSGKTLAFSIPLVSRLADTTRRSSRPSGLVLAPTRELATQITAALQPLAEAAGLRVTTIFGGVPQNKQVKALQAGVDIVVACPGRLEDLMRQRLITLDAVEITVIDEADHMADLGFLPGVTRILAATPAGGQRLLFSATLDNGVDKLVARFLRDQVSHSVDSDTSPVDAMTHHVFHVAGVDAKKDLVHALASGTGRRILFLRTKHHARKLAKQLTQAGIPSVDLHGNLSQPARDRNLAAFAAGTARVLVATDIAARGVHVDDVELVVHIDPPAEHKAYLHRSGRTARAGRTGDVVTVVLPEQRRDTQALLRKAGIKATPQQVSADSEPVQALVGEVAAYQAPPPAPAPAAPRRASTPGRGRGGQARGGQSGQSRGGQSRNGQPGSNQSHGGGQPGRRRARRPRSAVGTN, encoded by the coding sequence ATGAATCCCGAATTGACGTTCGCCGATCTCGGCGTGCGCCCCTCATTGGTGCGCGCACTGTCCGACGGCGGCATCACCCATCCCTTCCCGATCCAGGTCTCGACCCTGCCGGACACTCTGGCCGGCCGCGACGTGCTCGGTCGGGGCAAGACCGGCAGCGGCAAGACGCTGGCGTTCTCCATTCCGCTGGTCAGCCGGCTGGCTGACACCACCCGTCGCTCATCCCGACCCTCGGGCCTGGTCCTGGCGCCCACTCGCGAGCTGGCCACCCAGATCACCGCGGCGCTGCAGCCGCTGGCTGAGGCTGCCGGTCTGCGGGTCACCACCATCTTCGGTGGCGTTCCGCAGAATAAGCAGGTCAAGGCTCTGCAGGCCGGCGTCGACATCGTCGTCGCCTGCCCTGGGCGTCTGGAAGACCTGATGCGCCAGCGCCTGATCACGCTCGACGCCGTCGAGATCACCGTGATCGACGAGGCCGACCACATGGCCGACCTGGGCTTCCTGCCCGGCGTGACCCGAATCCTCGCTGCCACCCCGGCCGGCGGGCAGCGCCTGCTGTTCTCGGCGACCCTGGACAACGGCGTCGACAAGCTGGTGGCCCGGTTCCTGCGCGACCAGGTGTCGCACTCGGTCGACTCGGACACGTCGCCGGTCGACGCGATGACCCACCACGTGTTCCACGTGGCCGGCGTCGATGCCAAGAAGGACTTGGTGCACGCCCTGGCCTCGGGCACCGGACGCCGAATCCTGTTCCTGCGCACCAAACATCACGCCCGCAAGCTGGCCAAGCAGCTCACCCAGGCCGGTATCCCGTCAGTTGATCTGCACGGCAACCTTTCTCAGCCTGCCCGCGACCGCAACCTGGCGGCGTTCGCCGCCGGGACGGCCCGGGTTCTGGTCGCGACCGACATCGCCGCCCGCGGTGTCCACGTCGACGACGTCGAGCTGGTCGTCCACATCGACCCGCCCGCCGAACACAAGGCATACCTACATCGCTCGGGTCGTACCGCGCGAGCCGGACGCACCGGCGACGTGGTCACTGTGGTGCTGCCCGAGCAGCGCCGCGACACCCAGGCCCTGCTGCGCAAGGCCGGCATCAAGGCCACCCCGCAACAGGTTTCGGCAGATTCCGAGCCCGTGCAGGCGTTGGTCGGCGAGGTCGCCGCATACCAGGCGCCGCCGCCCGCGCCGGCGCCTGCTGCGCCTCGCCGCGCGTCCACACCGGGCCGCGGCCGTGGCGGCCAGGCTCGAGGCGGCCAGTCCGGCCAGTCTCGTGGTGGCCAGTCTCGTAATGGCCAGCCCGGCAGCAACCAGTCTCACGGTGGCGGCCAGCCCGGCCGCCGTCGTGCCCGTCGGCCGCGCTCAGCGGTTGGCACCAACTAG
- a CDS encoding cold-shock protein has product MAQGTVKWFNGEKGFGFIAPDSGEQDLFVHYSEIQGSGYKSLEENQRVQFEVGQGPKGPQATRVSAV; this is encoded by the coding sequence ATGGCACAGGGAACTGTGAAATGGTTCAACGGCGAAAAGGGCTTCGGCTTCATCGCTCCTGACAGTGGCGAGCAGGATCTGTTCGTGCACTACTCGGAGATCCAGGGCAGCGGCTACAAGTCGCTCGAGGAGAACCAGCGTGTCCAGTTCGAGGTCGGACAGGGACCCAAGGGCCCCCAGGCGACGCGGGTTTCCGCGGTCTGA
- a CDS encoding TetR/AcrR family transcriptional regulator, which translates to MTTQQEAALSHKERLFRAGAKLFYENGFHGTTIDSVLAEAGVPKGSFYHHFGSKDAFGQAVLNRYMGFQGELVATWAARTDLSTADKVTGYYRDMSQVFVKSGFQTACLTGKFSTEVAATSDVFRPQLADQIEGWKVRLSSLFASGQERGDVRTDRAAEDLADVVLALIQGSFVLTLSTRDEHTLTAVCDAIRQLIEPLT; encoded by the coding sequence ATGACGACGCAGCAGGAAGCGGCGCTCTCGCACAAGGAGCGGCTGTTTCGCGCTGGCGCGAAGTTGTTCTATGAAAACGGCTTCCATGGAACCACGATCGACTCCGTCCTCGCGGAGGCCGGCGTGCCGAAGGGCTCGTTCTACCACCACTTCGGATCCAAAGATGCATTCGGCCAAGCCGTCTTGAACCGATACATGGGGTTCCAGGGTGAACTGGTCGCCACCTGGGCGGCCAGAACCGACCTGTCGACCGCCGACAAGGTAACCGGGTACTACCGCGACATGTCCCAGGTCTTCGTCAAGTCAGGTTTTCAGACGGCCTGCCTGACCGGGAAATTCTCCACCGAGGTGGCCGCCACCTCCGACGTCTTCCGTCCGCAGCTTGCCGACCAGATTGAGGGGTGGAAGGTGCGGCTCTCATCACTGTTCGCGTCGGGCCAGGAGCGCGGCGACGTTCGCACCGACCGCGCCGCGGAAGATCTCGCCGATGTGGTGCTCGCGCTCATCCAGGGTTCGTTTGTACTGACCTTGTCGACCCGCGACGAGCACACGCTCACGGCAGTGTGCGACGCGATCCGGCAACTCATCGAGCCGCTGACCTGA
- a CDS encoding N(5)-(carboxyethyl)ornithine synthase — protein MPKSSEQSQLSLGVLARSRKENELRLPIHPAHIDRIDAALRQRMFLEHGFGEHFGVTDEALAGLVAGIKPRAQLIAECDVILLPKVQAEDLAEMNVGQVVWGWPHCVQDAALTQAAIDRRLTIIAFEAMNHWHADGSFALHVFHKNNELAGYCSVLHAMQLAGVTGSYGRRLRAAVIGFGATARGAVTALNAHGVDDVRVLTNRDAAAVASPIHSTQIFKMWQDSDDAARTWVDTPDGPAPAATLLADNDIVVNCVLQDPEAPLIFVTADELEAFAPGSLIVDVSCDTGMGFSWARPTSFTDPVITVGSGVHYYAVDHSPSYLWNSATWEISEALLPHIATVLAGPDAWDSSTTISRAVEIRDGVVRNPTILSFQRRAEDYPHRVAT, from the coding sequence ATGCCGAAAAGCTCTGAGCAATCTCAACTTTCACTGGGTGTGCTCGCTCGGTCGCGCAAGGAGAACGAGCTTCGGCTGCCCATCCATCCCGCGCATATCGACAGAATCGACGCCGCGTTGCGACAGCGGATGTTTCTCGAGCATGGCTTCGGCGAGCATTTCGGCGTCACTGACGAAGCTCTGGCCGGGCTGGTCGCCGGGATCAAGCCGCGTGCTCAGTTGATCGCCGAGTGTGACGTCATCCTGCTGCCCAAGGTCCAGGCCGAAGACCTCGCGGAGATGAACGTCGGACAAGTGGTCTGGGGATGGCCGCACTGTGTCCAGGACGCTGCCTTGACGCAGGCCGCCATCGACCGGCGGTTGACGATCATCGCCTTCGAGGCGATGAACCATTGGCACGCCGATGGTTCCTTCGCACTCCACGTATTCCACAAGAACAATGAACTCGCCGGTTATTGCTCCGTCCTCCATGCGATGCAGTTGGCCGGCGTCACCGGCAGTTATGGCCGACGGTTGCGGGCTGCAGTGATCGGATTCGGTGCCACCGCTCGTGGAGCGGTCACCGCGCTCAATGCGCACGGCGTCGACGACGTGCGGGTGCTCACCAACCGCGACGCGGCCGCGGTAGCCTCGCCCATTCACTCGACCCAGATCTTCAAGATGTGGCAGGACTCTGACGACGCCGCGCGCACTTGGGTGGACACCCCCGACGGTCCTGCGCCGGCAGCGACGCTGCTGGCCGATAACGACATCGTCGTCAACTGCGTCCTTCAGGATCCCGAGGCGCCGCTGATCTTCGTGACCGCCGACGAACTCGAGGCGTTCGCTCCCGGCAGCCTGATCGTCGACGTCTCCTGCGATACCGGGATGGGCTTCAGCTGGGCTCGGCCGACGTCGTTCACCGACCCGGTCATCACCGTGGGTTCCGGCGTGCACTACTACGCCGTCGACCACAGCCCGTCGTACCTGTGGAATTCGGCGACGTGGGAAATCAGCGAGGCGTTGCTGCCGCACATCGCGACGGTCCTGGCCGGACCGGACGCCTGGGACAGCAGCACGACGATCTCCCGAGCTGTAGAGATTCGCGACGGTGTTGTCCGCAACCCCACCATCTTGTCGTTCCAGCGTCGAGCGGAGGACTACCCGCACCGGGTAGCGACGTAA
- a CDS encoding transglutaminase-like domain-containing protein, whose amino-acid sequence MKREVAAHLEVEITGPTALEFQIAVAPHPGAEVSEALSFILDGLPVAAAEISGEHGNRIHKLDVPVGTLSVAYEATISGQTKPAPVTDYDVSKYLRPSRYAEADKFYGFAATEFGNYLDSESLLEHVASWVGNRLNYVPGSSDPIDGAVDTLLAGAGVCRDFAHLVVALLRAVNVPARVVSVYAPGLYPMDFHAVAEAYVRGQWWVVDGTLLAPRQTLVRIATGRDAADIAFLDNHNGAITLNSLEVMAIVDGDLPRDSLDQLVSIQ is encoded by the coding sequence ATGAAGCGAGAGGTGGCCGCCCACCTCGAGGTGGAGATCACCGGTCCGACGGCTCTGGAGTTCCAAATCGCCGTCGCGCCGCACCCGGGAGCCGAAGTATCCGAGGCGTTGTCCTTCATCCTGGACGGGCTCCCCGTCGCAGCGGCGGAGATCAGCGGTGAGCACGGCAACCGAATCCACAAGCTCGACGTTCCGGTGGGAACGCTGAGCGTCGCCTATGAGGCAACCATCAGCGGCCAAACCAAGCCGGCTCCGGTGACCGACTACGACGTGTCAAAGTACCTGCGCCCCAGTAGGTATGCGGAGGCTGATAAGTTCTATGGCTTCGCCGCAACGGAGTTCGGTAACTATCTCGACTCGGAATCGCTGTTGGAGCATGTGGCGTCGTGGGTGGGAAACAGACTGAACTACGTGCCTGGCTCCAGCGACCCGATCGATGGAGCTGTGGACACATTGCTGGCGGGCGCGGGGGTGTGTCGTGACTTCGCGCACCTGGTCGTCGCTCTGCTACGGGCGGTCAACGTGCCCGCCCGAGTGGTCTCGGTGTACGCGCCGGGTCTGTACCCCATGGACTTTCACGCTGTCGCCGAGGCGTATGTGAGAGGACAGTGGTGGGTTGTCGACGGAACGCTCTTGGCGCCGCGGCAAACCCTGGTGCGGATTGCCACCGGCCGTGACGCGGCGGACATTGCCTTCCTGGACAACCACAACGGCGCGATCACGCTGAACAGCCTTGAGGTCATGGCGATCGTCGATGGCGACCTGCCCAGAGACTCTCTCGACCAACTGGTGTCGATCCAGTGA
- a CDS encoding glycoside hydrolase family 130 protein, translating to MTSMEVDLAKRVPLRLTLDRSRVVTRLFVPGQEGFEQQDSRAGAVLARILALGEDDVMRSLDDVISRFDSRHRDLGGTFRRHARELADRLRPDARVSDARMLLLGATFTSEYAIEGAALCNPSIVAHPDQTGTTAGELRIVLSVRGIGEGHRSSIGFRTGAVDASGCPRIDPLGAFATVGATAAGGLDAAVFRSELHRLDDDGEAANYVLEPLGECFSRSDLEERLVQLQSHSSTRGRVLETISDIRAIADRSYAVEFPDQVPLSERVLWPAMNAESVGMEDARFVRFVDDDGSVTFYATYTAYSGSHISQQLLETADFRSFTSKPMVGRAAANKGLALFPRRINGRYAGLSRADRESNSIAYSDHPFVWTDSRPCQRSVEAWEVLQLGNCGSPIETDAGWLVLTHGVGPMRTYRMGALLLDLDDPTKVIGRLREPLLSPAPDEQDGYVPNVVYSCGALVHADTLVLPYGIGDASIGFATVAMPDLMSALGVR from the coding sequence ATGACGTCGATGGAAGTTGATCTCGCCAAGCGTGTCCCACTGCGGCTGACGCTTGACAGGTCACGAGTCGTCACCCGGCTCTTCGTGCCTGGCCAGGAAGGCTTCGAGCAGCAGGATTCGCGGGCAGGTGCGGTGCTCGCGCGCATCCTCGCGCTGGGTGAAGACGATGTTATGCGCTCGCTGGATGACGTGATCAGCCGGTTCGACAGCCGGCATCGCGATCTGGGCGGCACGTTCCGGCGGCACGCCCGCGAACTCGCTGACCGGCTGCGGCCAGATGCGCGAGTGTCCGATGCCCGGATGCTGTTACTGGGCGCCACCTTCACCAGCGAGTACGCGATCGAGGGCGCGGCGCTGTGCAATCCCAGCATTGTCGCGCACCCTGACCAGACCGGGACGACTGCGGGTGAACTACGGATTGTGTTGAGTGTCCGCGGTATTGGTGAAGGCCATCGGTCCTCGATCGGGTTTCGGACCGGTGCGGTCGATGCATCGGGGTGTCCTCGCATTGACCCTCTGGGTGCGTTCGCCACGGTCGGCGCGACGGCGGCGGGCGGTTTGGACGCCGCGGTCTTCCGCAGCGAGCTTCACCGACTCGACGATGACGGGGAAGCAGCCAACTACGTCCTCGAACCACTCGGTGAGTGCTTTAGCCGTAGCGACCTCGAGGAGCGGCTGGTCCAACTGCAGTCCCACTCGAGCACTCGTGGACGTGTGCTCGAGACAATCTCCGACATCCGCGCGATCGCGGACAGGAGCTACGCTGTCGAATTCCCCGACCAGGTACCGCTTTCCGAACGTGTGTTGTGGCCTGCGATGAATGCCGAATCGGTCGGGATGGAGGACGCGCGTTTCGTGCGCTTCGTCGACGACGACGGCTCTGTGACCTTCTACGCCACCTACACCGCTTACAGCGGTTCGCACATCAGCCAACAGCTGTTGGAGACGGCTGACTTCCGGTCATTCACCTCGAAGCCCATGGTTGGGCGCGCTGCGGCCAACAAGGGTCTGGCATTGTTTCCGCGTCGCATCAACGGTCGGTACGCCGGGTTGTCGAGGGCGGATCGAGAGTCGAACTCAATCGCGTATTCGGATCACCCATTTGTGTGGACGGACTCGCGCCCGTGCCAGCGTTCGGTCGAGGCCTGGGAAGTGTTGCAACTGGGCAACTGTGGTTCACCGATCGAGACCGATGCCGGATGGTTGGTGCTCACCCATGGGGTCGGCCCGATGCGCACCTACCGGATGGGTGCTCTGTTGCTCGACCTCGACGACCCGACGAAAGTGATCGGCCGGCTGCGCGAGCCGCTGCTGAGTCCCGCCCCGGACGAGCAGGACGGTTACGTCCCCAACGTGGTCTATTCGTGCGGCGCACTCGTTCACGCCGACACCTTGGTGCTGCCCTACGGAATTGGGGACGCCTCGATCGGATTTGCGACCGTCGCGATGCCCGACCTGATGTCGGCGCTCGGGGTGCGCTGA
- a CDS encoding glycosyltransferase, with protein MSEIAIPKFDQLLRMTDHRGTFEHACFDEPRPEHGYCTDDMARVLVVAAREPGASGEVNRLAGVAVRFLNDAQALGGACRNRMDAAGKWLDEPSLDDCWGRCIWGLGTAVAHSDVVWVRKSALVQFERAAQGRSKWPRAMAYAALGAVEVLTVHPDHRAARKLVTDYAVSIAKPNGNPDWPWPEPRLRYANAVLAEAIIGVGVALEAPKLWQQGLDLLAWLVDIETLNGHLSPTPVAGRGPGDPQPAFDQQPIEVAALADACARAAAVDAAAQWNDGVRNAVSWFTGANDAGQLMWDPATGGGYDGLLADGVNLNQGAESTLAMISTMQHGRRISLLQR; from the coding sequence ATGAGCGAGATAGCGATTCCGAAGTTCGATCAACTACTTCGGATGACGGACCATCGCGGGACCTTTGAGCATGCGTGTTTTGACGAACCGCGGCCCGAGCACGGCTATTGCACTGACGACATGGCCCGCGTGCTCGTCGTCGCGGCCCGTGAGCCCGGCGCCTCCGGTGAGGTCAATCGCCTCGCCGGCGTTGCCGTGCGGTTCCTCAATGACGCCCAAGCCCTCGGTGGTGCCTGCCGGAACCGAATGGATGCTGCCGGTAAGTGGTTGGACGAACCGAGCCTGGACGACTGTTGGGGCAGATGCATCTGGGGCCTCGGTACAGCAGTAGCGCACAGCGACGTCGTATGGGTGCGCAAGTCAGCGCTCGTCCAGTTCGAACGTGCCGCCCAAGGACGGTCGAAATGGCCGCGCGCGATGGCATACGCCGCTTTGGGTGCCGTTGAAGTTCTCACGGTCCATCCTGACCATCGCGCTGCCCGCAAACTGGTCACCGATTACGCGGTCTCGATAGCCAAGCCGAACGGCAATCCTGACTGGCCGTGGCCCGAGCCGCGTCTCCGCTACGCCAATGCTGTTCTGGCCGAAGCGATCATCGGTGTGGGTGTGGCGCTGGAGGCACCGAAACTGTGGCAGCAGGGACTCGACCTGTTGGCCTGGCTTGTGGACATCGAAACCCTCAATGGGCACCTGTCGCCCACTCCGGTCGCAGGACGGGGCCCTGGCGACCCCCAACCGGCTTTCGATCAGCAGCCGATCGAGGTCGCAGCTCTGGCCGACGCCTGCGCTCGCGCCGCTGCCGTCGACGCCGCCGCACAGTGGAACGACGGTGTGCGAAATGCTGTGTCGTGGTTCACCGGCGCCAATGACGCCGGCCAGCTGATGTGGGATCCGGCCACCGGCGGTGGATACGACGGGCTACTGGCCGACGGGGTAAACCTCAATCAAGGCGCTGAGTCGACGTTGGCAATGATCTCGACGATGCAGCACGGCCGGCGAATATCGTTGCTGCAGAGATGA
- a CDS encoding glycosyltransferase, translated as MNFQSVFPTNTSSSVSRQGFSRIPRVGILSTYPPTLCGLATFSAALADGLRDNGAAVDVVRIADGPPSGDVQVIGELINGVPASVSAGVQLLNRSDVVVIQHEYGIYGGADGDEVVDIIRAMQVPTVVVAHTVLKQPTPRQRWVLESIVAQADQVVVMTNAARERLCLGYEVDSRKIITIPHGATVGARADVKRSGRPTLLTWGLLGPGKGIERVIDAMAALSELPGRPVYLIAGRTHPKVLAADGDAYLDALRERANSRGVADSVKFDCSYRDNKALGAMIQSAAAVVLPYDSTEQVTSGVLVDAIANGRPVVATAFPHAAELLGDGTGIVVPHGDTDALTSALLSVLTQPRLAGQMAARARLLAPTMAWPVVAKDYLVLAQRLCSRRSALV; from the coding sequence TTGAACTTTCAATCTGTCTTTCCAACAAATACGTCCAGTTCCGTTAGCCGCCAGGGCTTTTCCCGGATCCCACGGGTCGGAATACTGAGCACATATCCGCCGACATTGTGCGGATTGGCCACGTTCAGCGCGGCGCTGGCCGACGGGCTTCGCGACAACGGTGCCGCAGTCGACGTGGTTCGGATCGCCGATGGGCCGCCAAGCGGCGACGTCCAGGTCATCGGAGAATTGATCAACGGTGTACCGGCGTCGGTATCCGCAGGCGTACAGCTGCTGAACAGATCTGACGTTGTGGTCATACAGCACGAGTACGGGATCTACGGCGGAGCCGACGGCGACGAGGTCGTCGACATCATCCGTGCGATGCAGGTTCCGACAGTCGTTGTTGCTCACACGGTGCTCAAACAGCCTACGCCGCGACAACGTTGGGTACTGGAATCGATAGTGGCGCAAGCCGATCAGGTTGTCGTGATGACCAACGCTGCGCGCGAACGTCTTTGCCTGGGTTACGAAGTCGACAGCCGAAAGATCATCACGATTCCGCACGGAGCTACCGTCGGCGCCAGGGCTGACGTCAAACGTTCGGGTCGTCCCACGCTCTTGACCTGGGGCCTGCTTGGGCCGGGCAAGGGCATCGAGCGAGTCATCGATGCCATGGCCGCGCTCAGCGAACTCCCCGGGCGGCCCGTCTATCTGATCGCCGGCCGCACGCACCCGAAGGTGCTCGCCGCGGATGGCGACGCCTACCTTGATGCTCTGCGGGAACGTGCCAACAGCCGCGGCGTCGCGGACTCGGTGAAGTTCGACTGCTCCTACCGGGACAACAAGGCGCTTGGCGCCATGATTCAGTCAGCGGCGGCGGTGGTCTTGCCATACGACTCCACCGAACAAGTCACCTCGGGCGTACTGGTTGACGCTATCGCCAACGGACGTCCCGTCGTGGCGACCGCGTTCCCTCATGCGGCCGAATTGCTCGGCGACGGCACCGGAATCGTCGTGCCGCACGGCGACACGGATGCACTCACATCCGCCCTGCTCTCAGTGCTGACGCAACCCCGGTTGGCTGGACAGATGGCGGCAAGGGCGCGCCTGTTGGCCCCGACGATGGCCTGGCCAGTGGTTGCCAAAGACTATTTGGTTCTGGCTCAACGTCTCTGCTCCCGAAGGTCGGCACTCGTATGA
- a CDS encoding DUF5994 family protein, with translation MTQPEVRPSVGWKEPPPQATPRLRLKPKGPQTGRVDGAWWPHSEDLEAEVPDLLAVLSIRLGPISYVLYKMTEWVKARGKILIGGRTVRLDGYHRQPSNTVEVQGLGGGKLVLLVVPVGTDADRAHAVMMTAAAPDNASTSDELLAVALDG, from the coding sequence ATGACGCAACCAGAAGTACGCCCGTCAGTTGGCTGGAAAGAGCCGCCACCACAGGCGACACCGCGCTTACGACTGAAGCCGAAGGGCCCCCAGACCGGTCGCGTTGACGGGGCGTGGTGGCCGCACAGCGAAGACCTCGAGGCCGAAGTCCCCGACCTGCTCGCGGTGTTGTCGATTCGCCTCGGCCCGATCAGCTATGTCCTCTACAAAATGACGGAGTGGGTGAAGGCCCGCGGCAAGATACTGATCGGCGGCCGAACTGTCCGACTCGACGGCTACCACCGCCAACCGAGCAACACAGTTGAAGTTCAGGGGCTTGGCGGCGGGAAGCTTGTCCTGCTCGTCGTACCTGTGGGAACAGATGCCGATCGGGCGCACGCCGTCATGATGACGGCCGCGGCTCCCGACAATGCCTCGACCAGCGATGAACTGCTGGCTGTGGCCCTCGACGGCTAG